One segment of Candidatus Zixiibacteriota bacterium DNA contains the following:
- the atpB gene encoding F0F1 ATP synthase subunit A gives MILLLLHKLALIAPTWLPTLITAVTGADHDAGHAAGDDHGGDHGEDHSGPPHLPSLIKLVFGHGLLYDWSDIIYAWGTILFLVAVAITAYSRRSMIPAGVQNVVEMYVEGMYSFFKSILGDHEARRYTPYLGTLFIYIFVNNLWGLIPGGHSPSTSINITGTLAIATFCYAQYTGMARLGILGYLDHLAGQPRGVMGWVLVPLMLPLHIIGELAKPLSLALRLFGNITGEDVLVAAFVGLGVMALAFTGSPVGLPLNLPFIFLGILLSLIQALVFTLLSSIYILMMLPHEEHH, from the coding sequence ATGATTTTGCTGCTCCTGCACAAGTTGGCGCTTATCGCTCCCACGTGGCTGCCGACCCTGATTACCGCGGTTACCGGTGCGGACCACGATGCCGGCCACGCCGCCGGGGACGATCATGGCGGTGACCACGGCGAGGACCATAGCGGCCCGCCGCACCTGCCGTCGCTCATCAAGCTGGTCTTCGGACACGGCCTGCTCTACGACTGGTCCGATATCATCTACGCCTGGGGAACCATCCTGTTTCTCGTGGCGGTGGCGATCACGGCCTACAGCCGCCGGTCGATGATTCCCGCCGGCGTGCAGAACGTAGTCGAGATGTATGTCGAGGGAATGTACAGCTTCTTCAAGAGCATTCTGGGCGACCACGAGGCGCGGCGCTACACGCCGTACCTCGGAACGCTGTTCATCTATATTTTCGTCAACAACCTGTGGGGGCTTATTCCGGGCGGCCACTCGCCGTCCACGAGCATCAATATCACCGGCACGCTGGCGATCGCGACCTTCTGCTACGCCCAGTACACCGGCATGGCCAGACTCGGCATTCTCGGTTATCTCGACCATCTCGCCGGTCAGCCGCGCGGTGTGATGGGCTGGGTGCTCGTGCCGCTGATGCTGCCGCTGCACATTATCGGGGAGCTGGCCAAGCCCCTCAGCCTGGCCCTTCGTCTGTTCGGGAACATCACGGGCGAGGACGTGCTGGTGGCCGCATTTGTCGGTCTGGGCGTGATGGCCCTCGCGTTCACCGGCTCGCCGGTCGGTCTGCCGCTGAACCTGCCCTTCATTTTCCTGGGCATCCTGCTGTCGCTGATCCAGGCCCTGGTGTTCACCCTGCTGTCGTCGATTTACATCCTGATGATGTTGCCGCACGAGGAGCACCACTGA
- a CDS encoding AtpZ/AtpI family protein: MPLLHGPSGSDKQKSYRQIGLLTAIPAILVAAPLVGYFFGEWLDGKWNTEPYLAVAGVVLGFAAAGREIASLIKKAQALDSEDKDNGN; encoded by the coding sequence ATGCCCCTGTTACACGGTCCGTCCGGCTCTGACAAGCAAAAAAGCTACCGTCAGATCGGGTTGCTGACGGCGATCCCGGCGATTTTGGTGGCGGCTCCGCTGGTCGGCTATTTTTTTGGTGAATGGCTGGATGGTAAATGGAATACCGAACCCTACCTGGCCGTAGCTGGGGTGGTTCTGGGGTTTGCAGCTGCGGGTCGGGAGATAGCCTCTCTCATTAAAAAAGCCCAGGCACTGGACAGCGAAGACAAAGACAATGGGAATTGA
- a CDS encoding DUF3365 domain-containing protein — MRLLVWTLICGAVVIGCQSSETAKKPDSNATHTTLDTETVLARNAATRLVMSFTGRLKGELLAAVAAHEPAGAINVCKEVAPAIADSFSVKGWSIRRVTDRFRNPDNRATMTELEILAAFGDSTAPKFVERWEKTDSTNAYVYYEPIRIGSMCLNCHGELQTLAPGVMQAVRNRYPSDKATGYQVGDLRGMFVVTAAWPDGEALARELVNDSL; from the coding sequence TTGCGTTTGTTAGTTTGGACTCTGATATGCGGCGCGGTAGTGATCGGCTGTCAGTCATCGGAAACGGCCAAAAAGCCTGACAGCAACGCTACCCATACGACCCTTGACACCGAGACAGTCCTGGCGAGAAACGCTGCTACGCGACTCGTCATGTCGTTTACCGGTCGGTTGAAAGGCGAATTGCTGGCCGCAGTCGCAGCACACGAGCCGGCCGGAGCGATCAACGTCTGCAAAGAGGTCGCGCCGGCGATAGCCGACAGCTTCTCGGTCAAGGGATGGAGTATTCGCCGGGTCACGGATCGTTTCCGCAATCCCGACAACCGGGCCACCATGACGGAACTGGAAATCCTGGCGGCCTTTGGCGACAGCACGGCTCCGAAGTTTGTCGAGCGCTGGGAGAAGACCGACTCGACCAACGCGTACGTCTACTATGAGCCGATCCGGATCGGGTCGATGTGCCTGAACTGCCACGGCGAATTGCAGACGCTCGCGCCCGGCGTCATGCAGGCGGTGCGGAACCGGTATCCCAGCGACAAAGCCACCGGTTACCAGGTGGGCGATCTTCGCGGCATGTTTGTCGTGACGGCAGCGTGGCCGGACGGCGAAGCACTTGCACGGGAACTCGTGAACGACTCGTTGTAG
- a CDS encoding cation transporter produces the protein MKKMTLFAIAALAFVAFAVMPATGFACGADKSAKTTAAADKAEAKTVSSKSACGAKVDATQANAKANCDPSACASKATTAAATSDAKATMVGSKSSCGATATKAGAESACSAGKSDVTTAAADADMAGFTLVKMSVNGMTCGGCEKSVTAALEKVDGVVKVKKVCSSEGVALVYVDPAKVKDNALLTTAVANKGFAAEVIPAVSKTSSETSMTKTGADACSKTCTAAEKAACSGTKKTSETKMTAAGTN, from the coding sequence ATGAAAAAGATGACACTGTTTGCCATTGCAGCTCTCGCGTTTGTCGCGTTCGCTGTTATGCCTGCTACCGGTTTCGCTTGCGGCGCCGACAAGAGCGCCAAAACCACGGCTGCGGCGGATAAGGCCGAGGCCAAGACGGTTTCGTCCAAGTCTGCCTGTGGCGCGAAAGTAGACGCCACCCAGGCTAATGCCAAGGCCAACTGCGACCCGTCCGCCTGCGCCTCCAAGGCGACTACCGCGGCTGCGACGTCTGACGCCAAGGCCACCATGGTCGGCAGCAAGTCCTCCTGCGGTGCGACCGCTACCAAGGCCGGCGCCGAGTCCGCCTGCAGCGCCGGCAAGTCCGATGTAACCACTGCGGCTGCCGATGCCGATATGGCCGGATTCACCCTCGTGAAGATGAGCGTCAACGGCATGACCTGCGGCGGTTGTGAGAAGTCCGTCACCGCGGCTCTCGAGAAGGTCGACGGGGTCGTAAAAGTCAAGAAAGTCTGCTCCAGCGAGGGCGTCGCCCTCGTCTATGTTGACCCGGCCAAGGTGAAGGATAACGCCCTTCTGACGACCGCCGTGGCCAACAAGGGCTTTGCGGCGGAAGTGATCCCGGCCGTCTCGAAGACCTCCTCTGAGACTTCGATGACCAAGACCGGCGCCGACGCCTGCAGCAAGACCTGCACCGCTGCCGAGAAGGCGGCTTGCTCCGGCACGAAGAAGACGTCCGAAACCAAGATGACGGCGGCGGGCACCAACTAA
- a CDS encoding metalloregulator ArsR/SmtB family transcription factor: MNIGTEHAPFKALADPTRLRIVALLVRRDLCVCDLTALLSLPQSTVSRHMGILKSAGLVSDTRNGKWVHYSLATGSPVDELRSYFASLGVREPFQSDLIKLSIRGESSAC; the protein is encoded by the coding sequence ATGAATATCGGAACAGAGCACGCCCCGTTCAAAGCCCTGGCAGACCCCACCCGCCTCCGTATTGTTGCCCTCCTGGTCCGACGCGACTTATGCGTCTGTGATCTGACCGCCCTCCTGTCGCTGCCCCAGTCCACGGTCTCGCGGCATATGGGTATTCTCAAGTCGGCCGGGCTGGTTTCGGACACCCGGAACGGCAAATGGGTGCATTACTCGCTGGCGACGGGGTCGCCGGTTGATGAACTTCGGTCCTACTTCGCCTCGCTGGGAGTCCGTGAACCCTTCCAGAGTGACCTTATCAAACTGAGTATCCGAGGAGAGTCATCGGCATGCTGA
- a CDS encoding arsenate reductase ArsC — translation MCTGNSCRSQMAEGFFRHYGEGAVDAFSAGLEPKGLNPRAVEVMKELGIGIGRQKSEPLDRYLTDRFDFVITVCDHANRRCPIFPGAGQKLHWPFDDPAEATGTEDEVLAEFRRVRDEISARVRTWLELRR, via the coding sequence TTGTGTACGGGTAATTCGTGTCGCTCCCAGATGGCGGAGGGGTTCTTTCGGCATTACGGTGAAGGGGCGGTCGACGCCTTTTCGGCCGGCCTGGAACCGAAAGGACTCAATCCTCGCGCCGTGGAAGTCATGAAGGAACTGGGCATCGGTATCGGCCGACAGAAATCGGAGCCTCTCGACCGGTACCTCACGGACAGGTTTGATTTTGTCATAACGGTCTGCGACCACGCCAACCGCAGGTGTCCGATTTTTCCCGGCGCCGGCCAGAAACTGCACTGGCCGTTTGATGATCCGGCGGAGGCGACGGGCACCGAAGATGAAGTGCTGGCCGAGTTTCGGCGGGTTCGCGATGAAATTTCGGCGCGGGTTCGCACGTGGCTCGAATTGCGCCGTTAA
- a CDS encoding DUF302 domain-containing protein, with the protein MALFNLTLSPRTFPASFSPSRYLTRKQDSDSTLNRKVDTYMGKIGTFVVGLVVGGIIAGATIWLAMPGMMLHVSQSSLSFDDTVSTIESRAVAAGWQVPKIYDLQTSLINAGKSDMTRLKVISLCQPDHAYAILSDDANKAVSAMMPCRIGVYETADGSVRIAQMNIGLMSKIFGGTIQEVMGKVSEEEADILGDIIAH; encoded by the coding sequence ATGGCGCTGTTCAATTTGACTCTTTCTCCCCGCACTTTCCCTGCATCATTTTCCCCGTCCCGCTATCTAACCCGTAAGCAAGATAGTGATTCAACCCTTAACCGTAAGGTCGACACATACATGGGCAAAATCGGGACATTCGTGGTTGGGCTTGTCGTGGGAGGAATCATCGCCGGCGCCACCATCTGGCTGGCGATGCCGGGCATGATGTTACACGTCAGCCAGAGCTCTTTGTCGTTTGACGACACGGTGTCGACCATTGAATCAAGGGCTGTTGCCGCCGGCTGGCAGGTGCCGAAAATCTACGACCTCCAGACCAGCCTTATCAATGCCGGCAAATCGGATATGACCCGACTCAAAGTCATCTCCCTTTGCCAGCCCGACCATGCCTACGCGATTTTGTCCGACGATGCCAACAAGGCGGTCTCCGCCATGATGCCCTGCCGAATCGGCGTTTATGAGACCGCCGATGGGTCGGTCAGGATCGCGCAAATGAATATCGGCCTGATGAGTAAGATCTTCGGCGGGACCATACAAGAGGTTATGGGAAAGGTGTCGGAGGAAGAAGCGGACATTCTGGGGGACATCATCGCGCATTGA
- a CDS encoding putative sugar O-methyltransferase, which yields MDITQLSPLVDAYRRAPEEFHATRYWQTYEQQILDELRRIDITRIRSGEYPILGTFGFGDTVYVYHPHEAVWRRAVKKFVHRYVLKDRGILPYRLDLRSLQRMAYHQCELVGELSSAKPVSELEMSTFGGPADQFEIDGRAYSVQFLNFYVRYCFAHRYIRFTGKETVVELGSGSGTQIEVLKRLYPDLTILCFDMPAQLFLCEQYLSNALDSRIVSSRETIDWNDLSKVRPGHIHFLGNWQFPLLERLEYDCFWNAASFGEMEPAIVSNYLHYAMPGAKWVYLMQARHGKETRAKARVEQSTRFDDYDRFLAGFDLVESHDAWTSLGPLSQSGSYFEAIWKRAHS from the coding sequence ATGGACATAACACAATTGTCGCCTCTAGTGGATGCCTACCGCCGGGCACCCGAGGAGTTTCACGCCACGCGATACTGGCAGACGTACGAACAGCAGATTCTCGACGAACTCAGGCGGATCGATATCACACGCATCCGGTCGGGCGAATATCCCATATTGGGGACTTTCGGATTCGGCGATACTGTGTATGTCTATCATCCGCACGAGGCTGTATGGCGCAGAGCAGTCAAGAAGTTCGTGCATCGGTATGTGCTCAAAGATCGCGGCATTCTCCCCTATCGGCTTGATCTCCGCAGTCTCCAGCGAATGGCCTACCACCAGTGCGAACTCGTGGGCGAGCTTTCTTCTGCCAAGCCGGTCTCTGAGCTGGAAATGAGTACGTTCGGTGGACCAGCCGATCAGTTTGAGATCGATGGCCGCGCCTATTCCGTTCAGTTTCTGAACTTCTACGTGCGCTATTGTTTCGCCCACAGATACATCCGTTTCACCGGCAAAGAAACGGTGGTCGAACTCGGCAGCGGGAGTGGGACCCAGATCGAGGTGCTTAAGCGGCTCTATCCTGACTTGACCATCCTATGTTTCGATATGCCCGCCCAGTTGTTCCTCTGCGAACAGTATCTCTCCAATGCCCTTGACTCGCGGATCGTCAGCTCGCGCGAAACGATAGACTGGAACGATCTCTCGAAGGTACGACCTGGTCACATTCATTTCCTCGGCAACTGGCAGTTTCCTTTGCTTGAACGGCTGGAGTATGACTGCTTCTGGAACGCCGCCAGTTTCGGAGAAATGGAGCCGGCGATCGTAAGCAACTATCTGCACTATGCAATGCCCGGAGCGAAGTGGGTGTACCTCATGCAGGCACGCCATGGCAAAGAGACCAGAGCCAAGGCGAGAGTCGAACAGTCGACGCGGTTCGACGACTACGATCGTTTCCTCGCCGGTTTTGATCTGGTGGAATCGCACGATGCATGGACGTCGTTGGGACCGCTTTCTCAATCCGGAAGCTATTTCGAGGCGATCTGGAAGCGCGCACACTCCTAA
- a CDS encoding VWA domain-containing protein, whose protein sequence is MKFIYQEFNDELFAKLNQLSDLMAIYNYLLMKLSGDVDETLRLMERLQAKGILDRKYDLEEFRKALQANDMIRRDKGGGFSLSAKGERTLRKDAFEHIFNKMRGAGSGNHPLPYEGGMSEEVLPERRRYEFGDNPRHIDYSASIFNSIVRSGDLGLGMEENDLEVFESEKQTSCATVLMIDISHSMVLYGEDRITPARQVAMAFTELILTKYPRDHLSIVVFGDDAWEVRIEDLPYLRVGPYHTNTQAGLRLARQILLGKKHANKQIFMVTDGKPSMITRPNGQLYRNPAGLDPRIVNRTLDEAVICRKKRITITTFMVTDDPYLQQFIARLTELNKGRAYFSSVDNLGNYVLWDFVANRRKNKGR, encoded by the coding sequence GTGAAGTTCATCTACCAGGAGTTCAACGACGAGCTGTTCGCAAAGCTCAACCAGCTATCCGACCTGATGGCGATCTACAACTACCTGTTGATGAAGCTGTCGGGCGATGTCGATGAAACGCTCCGGTTGATGGAACGTCTGCAGGCGAAAGGTATTCTGGACAGGAAGTACGACCTCGAGGAGTTCAGAAAGGCCCTGCAGGCAAACGACATGATTCGACGGGACAAAGGCGGCGGCTTTTCATTGTCGGCCAAAGGCGAGCGCACCCTTCGTAAAGACGCGTTCGAGCACATCTTCAACAAGATGCGCGGCGCCGGGTCGGGCAACCACCCGCTGCCGTACGAGGGCGGCATGTCCGAAGAGGTCCTGCCGGAGCGACGGCGGTACGAGTTCGGCGACAACCCGCGCCATATCGACTACTCCGCATCAATTTTCAATTCCATCGTCCGATCGGGCGATCTCGGACTCGGTATGGAAGAAAACGACCTCGAGGTCTTCGAGTCCGAAAAGCAGACCTCGTGTGCGACCGTCCTCATGATCGACATATCGCACTCGATGGTGCTTTACGGCGAGGACCGGATCACGCCCGCGCGGCAGGTGGCGATGGCGTTCACGGAACTGATCCTCACCAAGTACCCTCGCGACCACCTCTCGATCGTGGTGTTCGGCGACGATGCGTGGGAGGTCAGGATCGAAGATCTCCCGTACCTTCGGGTCGGGCCGTACCACACCAACACACAGGCCGGCCTTCGGCTCGCCCGGCAAATCCTGTTGGGGAAAAAGCACGCCAACAAGCAGATCTTCATGGTGACCGACGGCAAGCCGTCGATGATCACCCGCCCCAACGGTCAGCTCTATCGCAACCCGGCCGGGTTGGATCCGCGTATCGTCAACCGCACGCTCGACGAGGCGGTGATCTGCCGCAAAAAGCGCATTACGATCACGACCTTCATGGTGACCGATGATCCGTATCTGCAGCAGTTTATCGCGCGGCTGACCGAGTTGAACAAAGGCCGGGCGTATTTCAGTTCCGTGGACAATCTCGGCAACTACGTCCTCTGGGACTTTGTCGCGAACCGGAGAAAGAACAAGGGTCGCTAG
- a CDS encoding magnesium chelatase, whose product MNIDTITTLGALKKAGWKSRSVRDEMRENLLSKLRENGAIFPGIVGYDKTVVPQIVNAVLSRHHFILLGLRGQAKSRIIRQLHFLLDEYMPVIAGTYLNENPYRPISPRAIRMVADMGDDTPIEWKTREERFHEKLATPDVSIADLIGDIDPIKAAREKLDISNEEVIHWGIIPRTNRGIFAINELPDLQPRIQVGLLNILEESDIQVRGFPLRVPLDIVLVFSANPEDYTNRGNIITPLKDRIDSQIITHYPKTIEEAKSITTSEADIAAAGVVVPEFMRDILEEVTFRARESEYVDQSSGVSARVSISAYENLVSNIERRCLHSRDRDHVARMGDLYAIIPSVTGKIELVYEGEQEGAILVAQNLIGQAINKIFLRHFPAPVKGKTSPDAAPVDNPYEAVVDFFSTGRKLELADDMTYAEYKKALESIAGLRQIVQKYFPVDDERETLLRMELVLEGLYHNNVIAREEVDSMVRYADIFSDMLKGMGGAR is encoded by the coding sequence GTGAATATCGACACTATTACCACGCTGGGTGCTCTCAAAAAAGCGGGCTGGAAAAGCCGGTCGGTCCGCGATGAAATGCGGGAAAACCTGCTGAGCAAACTCAGAGAAAACGGCGCCATCTTTCCGGGTATCGTCGGCTACGACAAAACCGTCGTCCCGCAAATCGTCAACGCCGTCCTGAGCCGGCACCATTTCATTCTGCTCGGTCTTCGGGGACAGGCCAAAAGCCGCATCATCCGACAACTTCATTTCCTGCTCGATGAGTACATGCCGGTGATAGCCGGAACCTATCTTAACGAGAATCCATATCGGCCCATCTCTCCGCGCGCTATTCGGATGGTTGCTGACATGGGCGATGACACGCCGATCGAATGGAAAACCCGGGAAGAACGGTTCCACGAGAAGCTGGCCACACCGGACGTATCGATCGCCGATTTGATCGGTGATATCGATCCGATCAAAGCGGCCCGCGAGAAGCTGGACATCTCCAACGAGGAAGTCATTCACTGGGGCATCATCCCGCGAACCAACCGGGGCATCTTTGCCATTAACGAACTGCCCGACCTCCAGCCCCGTATCCAGGTCGGTCTGTTGAATATTCTCGAAGAAAGCGACATCCAGGTGCGGGGATTTCCGCTTCGCGTGCCGCTCGATATCGTCCTCGTGTTCAGCGCCAACCCCGAGGATTACACCAATCGCGGGAATATCATAACGCCGCTGAAAGACCGGATCGACTCGCAGATCATCACGCACTACCCGAAAACGATCGAGGAAGCGAAATCGATAACGACCAGCGAGGCCGATATCGCCGCCGCCGGCGTCGTCGTGCCCGAGTTCATGCGCGATATTCTCGAAGAGGTCACGTTCCGGGCCCGCGAGAGCGAATATGTCGACCAGAGTTCGGGCGTCTCCGCGCGCGTCTCGATTTCCGCCTACGAGAACCTCGTGTCGAATATCGAGCGCCGCTGCCTGCATTCCCGTGACCGCGACCACGTCGCCCGCATGGGTGACCTCTACGCCATCATTCCGTCGGTGACGGGAAAAATCGAGCTGGTTTACGAGGGCGAGCAGGAAGGCGCCATCCTGGTGGCGCAAAACCTGATCGGGCAGGCGATCAACAAGATATTTCTGCGGCACTTCCCGGCCCCGGTGAAAGGCAAAACCAGCCCCGATGCCGCACCGGTCGACAATCCGTACGAGGCGGTGGTCGATTTCTTTTCGACCGGGCGGAAGCTGGAACTGGCCGATGACATGACGTACGCCGAGTACAAAAAGGCGCTCGAGTCGATCGCCGGGCTCCGGCAAATCGTGCAGAAGTACTTCCCGGTCGACGACGAGCGCGAGACACTTTTGCGCATGGAACTGGTCCTCGAGGGGCTGTACCACAACAACGTGATCGCACGCGAGGAAGTCGACTCGATGGTCCGCTACGCCGACATTTTCTCCGACATGCTCAAGGGCATGGGGGGCGCGCGGTGA
- a CDS encoding S4 domain-containing protein, whose amino-acid sequence MRLDDYLSTVGVIKRRTVAKEMAANGLVLINGHKAKPAAEVNVRDIIQIKGSKPFVLEVLAVPAGASVPKDQRDRYFKALPPAG is encoded by the coding sequence ATGCGCCTCGATGACTACCTTTCGACCGTCGGCGTGATCAAACGCCGCACCGTGGCCAAAGAAATGGCCGCCAACGGCCTGGTCCTGATCAACGGACACAAGGCCAAGCCGGCCGCCGAGGTTAATGTCCGCGATATCATCCAGATAAAGGGCAGCAAGCCGTTCGTACTCGAGGTGCTTGCCGTGCCGGCCGGCGCATCGGTTCCGAAAGACCAGCGCGACAGATACTTCAAGGCGCTCCCACCGGCCGGCTGA
- a CDS encoding peptidylprolyl isomerase: MPSYQITRRLLICALSAILTAPVAYAQEKRETIDRIIAVVGDEAILASELASQLQLYTLQTGEQPKTEREFERLRDDILDQMITDRLFLFEARKDTSITVRDEEVDQALDDHVARIAGNFATNDEFLSALAAEGLTVRDLRKKYRPDVRNQMLKQRFIQKKLYSVSVSKHEVESFYGQFKDSLPSQPEGVKLAHILLTVESSQPIEDSVRELATALRQQVLDGADLATLSTRYSSMGAGENGGDLGYVARDEVVPEFARAAFILNVGDVSGVIRTQFGYHVIQCEGRREDRLKLRHILLAVVPSATDTTRAYHLADSLLQEARAGADFGELAKAYSRDDETRAQGGELGWFATAQLPPEFSGAVSGWKTPGEYRGPVVTPFGLHLLKLLDYQEHRQYSLDDDFDKIKELARQDKTGRVVDEWIQQVKERTYIQYRLES; the protein is encoded by the coding sequence GTGCCCAGCTACCAGATCACACGTCGGCTTTTGATATGCGCCCTTTCGGCGATACTGACGGCTCCGGTGGCGTACGCCCAGGAGAAGCGGGAGACGATCGATCGCATCATCGCCGTCGTCGGCGACGAAGCCATCCTCGCTTCGGAACTCGCATCGCAGTTGCAGCTGTACACGCTGCAGACCGGTGAGCAGCCGAAGACGGAGCGTGAGTTCGAGAGGTTGCGTGACGACATCCTCGACCAGATGATCACCGACCGGCTGTTTCTGTTCGAGGCCCGCAAGGACACCTCGATCACGGTCCGCGACGAGGAGGTCGACCAGGCGCTGGACGATCACGTGGCTCGAATCGCGGGGAATTTTGCGACTAACGACGAGTTTTTGAGCGCGCTGGCGGCTGAGGGTCTCACGGTTCGCGACCTGCGCAAGAAATATCGGCCCGACGTCCGCAACCAGATGCTCAAGCAGCGGTTCATCCAGAAGAAGCTGTACTCGGTATCGGTCTCGAAACATGAGGTTGAGTCGTTTTACGGTCAGTTCAAGGATTCGCTGCCGAGCCAGCCGGAGGGCGTCAAGCTGGCTCATATACTGCTAACCGTGGAATCGTCGCAACCGATCGAAGACTCCGTGCGGGAACTCGCCACGGCGCTTCGCCAGCAGGTGCTCGACGGCGCCGATCTGGCCACGTTGTCGACCCGTTATTCGAGCATGGGCGCCGGTGAAAACGGCGGCGACCTTGGTTATGTCGCACGCGACGAAGTAGTACCCGAGTTCGCCCGGGCGGCGTTCATTTTGAACGTGGGCGACGTTTCCGGCGTCATCCGCACCCAGTTCGGCTACCATGTGATCCAGTGCGAAGGACGGCGCGAGGACCGCCTGAAACTCCGTCACATCCTGCTCGCGGTTGTACCATCGGCCACCGACACGACACGCGCATATCACCTGGCCGACTCCCTGCTGCAGGAGGCACGCGCCGGCGCCGACTTCGGAGAACTCGCCAAGGCATACTCCCGTGACGACGAGACCCGTGCCCAGGGCGGGGAACTCGGCTGGTTTGCGACGGCGCAGTTGCCGCCGGAGTTCTCCGGCGCGGTCAGCGGCTGGAAGACGCCCGGAGAATACCGCGGTCCGGTGGTGACCCCGTTTGGCCTGCACCTGCTCAAGCTGCTGGACTACCAGGAGCACCGGCAGTATTCGCTCGATGACGACTTCGACAAGATCAAGGAACTCGCCCGTCAGGACAAAACCGGTCGCGTGGTCGATGAGTGGATACAACAGGTCAAAGAACGAACCTACATCCAGTATCGCCTTGAATCCTGA